The Humulus lupulus chromosome 3, drHumLupu1.1, whole genome shotgun sequence genome window below encodes:
- the LOC133822900 gene encoding UDP-glycosyltransferase 708G1-like produces the protein MSSSGDLLNTKTTHVALFPSAGMGHLIPFLRFAALLLRRSDCRVTLITINPTVSLAESRHTSQFLSAFPQVIHLQLELLPVDPATVNSDDPFWLRFEAIRRSAHLLGPLLSSTSPPLSALVHDVSLVSPVIPIAQSLSLPSYVLFPASARMLSFVSYYPAFASGFESSNSGPFEGGLVRIPSISPIPKSSIPTLLLDPKSLFAQILMEDSPNLSRLNGILVNSFEGLESDSLKAINAGKVSKALPPLFTVGPFPPFEFEKVEWSTPTTWLDQQPDGSVVYVCFGSRTALSRDQTREVGEGLVKSGYRFMWILKNMIVDREDYDDLKDVVGSELMEKMKGRGLVIKQWVDQGEILGHRAVGGFLSHCGWNSIVEAALLGVKILAWPLHGDQGINAEVVRDSGLGIWVESWGLGCGGIKSNEIGERVREFMGNESLRRRAAEIGDMATQATVVGGSQEKTLGRLIQEWDKRKMAKE, from the coding sequence ATGTCGAGTTCCGGTGATCTCCTCAATACCAAAACAACCCACGTGGCTCTATTTCCCAGTGCCGGAATGGGCCACCTTATCCCCTTCCTCCGTTTCGCCGCCTTGCTCCTCCGCCGAAGCGACTGCCGAGTTACACTCATCACTATCAATCCAACTGTCTCTCTAGCCGAGTCTCGACACACCTCCCAATTTCTCTCTGCTTTCCCTCAAGTCATTCATCTACAGCTAGAACTCCTTCCTGTAGACCCAGCCACGGTCAACTCCGACGACCCATTTTGGCTACGGTTTGAAGCAATTCGTCGCTCAGCTCACCTCCTCGGCCCTCTCCTCTCCTCAACTTCGCCGCCTCTCTCTGCTCTCGTACACGACGTGAGTTTAGTCTCTCCTGTTATCCCCATTGCCCAAAGCCTCTCTCTCCCCAGCTATGTTCTCTTCCCAGCTTCGGCTAGAATGTTGTCGTTTGTCTCCTACTACCCAGCCTTCGCGTCTGGTTTTGAATCATCCAACTCTGGTCCGTTTGAAGGCGGTCTTGTACGAATTCCGAGCATTTCACCGATACCCAAATCGTCAATCCCAACTCTGCTTCTGGATCCGAAGAGTCTTTTCGCTCAGATTTTAATGGAGGACTCTCCGAATCTCTCGAGACTTAATGGGATCCTGGTAAATTCTTTCGAAGGACTAGAATCAGATTCATTGAAAGCCATTAATGCTGGGAAAGTAAGCAAAGCGTTGCCGCCGCTATTCACCGTCGGACCCTTCCCACCGTTCGAATTTGAGAAGGTGGAATGGTCAACGCCGACGACGTGGCTCGACCAGCAGCCAGATGGGTCGGTGGTGTACGTCTGTTTCGGAAGCCGTACGGCTCTTTCCAGAGACCAAACGAGAGAGGTGGGAGAAGGTTTAGTGAAAAGTGGGTATAGGTTCATGTGGATACTGAAGAATATGATAGTGGACAGGGAAGACTACGATGACTTAAAGGACGTAGTTGGGAGcgagttgatggagaagatgaagGGGAGGGGTTTGGTGATCAAACAGTGGGTTGACCAAGGAGAAATTTTGGGTCACAGAGCTGTCGGTGGGTTTCTGAGCCACTGTGGGTGGAACTCGATAGTGGAGGCCGCACTACTTGGTGTTAAAATCTTGGCGTGGCCGCTACATGGGGACCAGGGGATCAATGCGGAGGTGGTCCGTGACAGCGGGCTTGGGATTTGGGTCGAGAGTTGGGGCTTGGGTTGTGGAGGGATTAAAAGTAATGAGATTGGGGAGAGAGTTAGAGAGTTCATGGGAAATGAGTCGTTGAGGCGGCGAGCAGCGGAAATCGGTGACATGGCAACGCAAGCTACTGTAGTTGGCGGGAGCCAGGAGAAAACGTTAGGCCGACTTATTCAAGAGTGGGATAAGAGGAAGATGGCCAAAGAATAA